The genome window TTTTGGCTAATGAAGCGTATACCCCAGAAAAGTTCGAAAAACAAATGCAAACCGCTTACCTTCTGTTTCTAAATGATGCATCAAAAAATCGGTATGACGTAGCGGCTAATACTCTTTATCTCTCACCTATCTTTGATTGGTTTAAAATAGATTTTACCAGAAAAGGTAGCCTAATTCAATTTGTGCAACCTGCGTATAAAATAAATATTCGAGAAGATGCAAAGATTCTTTATACTGATTATGACTGGAATCTTAACGATAATCCGGCGCGTTGAGTTTTTGTTGAGACTTATTTGGTATGGCTTCGCCAATGGTCTTTTTTGTGTTCAGAGTATAGCTTTGTTGGTGTAGTAGTTTTTTAGTTATTTGCTAGGGCGCGCAAGGGGGGGTTAAAAAATACACAACGACCAAGAGCCCTCAAGTTTTGGTGCATTGTAAAACTCTCCAGTTTTAATTTTCTTTGGATCGGGAAGCATACCTGAATGTGTAATTGCTCTATACATAGAGAGGAGATTTCGGAAATAGGCAGAGAAACTATTCCCATGGGATTTCACTTTCTCTTTGAGATCAGCGATTAAGTGAGCTGGGACGAGTAGAGTTGAGATAGTTTTGTCTCGTTCATTTAGTTTGTCTATTGAAAATGTTTTTTTGTTTTGAAAGGTAATCATATAAGGAATGGGTTCAGAAGTTGAATTTCGTGCGCAAAAAATAACTTTTTCTTTGCGATAGGATTCTTTTTATTTGAGTCTGGTATTAGGCGGGAGTGGATTGAATGGCTAAAAATTCTATTTCGATTGATGATAGAGGAAGAGATGTTGTAAAAAGCGAAAGAGCCCGCGATAGCGATTGTCGCGGAAATGCCGGTTTGGGATAGAAATTTTTTTGTTGATCTAGAAAATCACCGGCATTGGAACAAAAGCGCGGTCGGCCGTAAGCGAGAGGGAATTACTTTTATTCGTTGCATCGAACAATTGCGGATAATGCCGAATCGCCACATAAATCATTTTCCTTTGAATTGGTCAGAGAGAAGGATGCTTTTTTAAATTTGTAACCATTCCAATTGCGATTAAAACGAAAGGGAAAAAATCGATAAAATATTTATTGCCTAAATTCTTAATTCAATAGACGCTACTTCTACGGAGACATCTATGAAATTTATTCGTTTATCCAAACAAAATCTATTGAAAATTCTACTCGCCTTTAGCTTACTTTTCTTTTTTTCAGGAAAAGAAATCGAAGATGCGGAAATTCCTGATTCACCGCTATCTCTGACGGCCGGCGATGGAGCGGGTCTTGTATTAAAAGGCTATGAGTCTAACACTGTGTTAGATGGCTTTATTGCATTCACCGAAATCAAATTAAAATTCTACAATCCCGAAAATCGCCAGAGAGAAGGGCGGTTTAGAATCACTCTACCGGATAACGCTCATTTGGCTCGCTTTGCTATGCAGATAGATGGACGCTGGCAAGAAGGCGAAGTTGTTGAAAAAGAAAAAGCAGTTCGGGCATATGAAGATTTTCTTCATCGAAAACAAGATCCGGCACTTCTTGAATCGGATGCAGGCAATGAATTCAGTGCGCGAATCTTTCCTATTCCTGCCAAAGGGGATAAGGATTTAATTGTTTCGTATTCTACTGTTTTAGATACCGAGCCTCCGCAGTATACAATTCCACTTGTTGGACTTCCTGAAATTGATAATTTTAAAGTTACTGTTCTTTACGATGAAAAAGAATTTCAACAGGAAAATCAAAAAGCAACTCCAGCGAAAGACGAAGGAAATACAGTAAACAGAAAAGTATTTTCCATTCAAAAGAAAAATTATAAACCAGAACGAGATTATGCATTTGAGCACAAAACAAAGGGTAACCTCTACTTAAAGAATGAATCTTTGTTTGCACTTCATTTTGTTCCATTCAAGGAATCATCTAGTGAAAAATTTAAATCGGAGAAAGGAGTTTTTTTAATTGATACTTCTGCATCTGCTGCGATTCGTTACAAAGAGCATTTGGAAAAATTAGAAGAAGTCATTAAAAAGCTTGGTCTTAAAGAAGTTCATATCTTCGGCTTTGACAATAAGCTTACCTATTACGGCGATTCCATTGAAGACTTAAAGAAGTTAGAAAAAATTCTTCCTCTAGGAGCGAGTAATCTCTATTCTGCGCTCAAAGGAATTTCCTCTAAGGCAGACGTAAAGGACGCAAGGTTATTTTTAGTTTCTGATGGCGTTGCCACTGCTGGAAATATTGAGAAAGCTAAGATTGCCGAATTAGTCAAGAGTCAAAAGTGGATTAGCCGCTTGGATTTTATCGTTCCCGGCACGTATAAAGATGCAGGCTTAATTAAGAAAATAATTCCTCTAGGAAAAAATCCTGGCACAAGTGTTGAGCTAGGAGATGAGTTAGATTCTATTCTTAAAAAGATAAATCGAAAAGTCTACACTGACAATAAAATTTCTATCGCAGGGGCAAAGTGGTTTTATCCGGATACTCTGGATTCGATTCAACCAGGTGATCCTGTAGTTGTATTTGGTGAGTTAAAAGATAAAAGTGGCAATCCATCAAAGGACATTCAGTTCAACGGAAAGCCTGTGGATAGTTTTACCAATCTTACAATGGATGAATTGCTACTCGAGCGTGAAGCAATGGCAGCGCGTATCAATCGCCTCATTGACTTATCCGAGAAAGAACAAAATGAAGATACCGCAAAAGGATTTGAACTACAAGCACGTGAGCTTTCGATTAAGCATAGAATTCAATCTCCTTATACTTCCTTTTTAGTTTTAGAAACCGAAGCAGATTATCAAAGATTTCAAATTACCCGTAATTCATTGACTAATATTTTAACCATTGGTGTTGGTGGGTTAGAGGTGATTAACCGCCGCAATTCTAAGAACTACGAATTCTTAAGCGAAGAAAAAATGGAAGAAGCAAGACGAACCAAACAAGAAGAAGCAAATCGACTTGCTAAAAATCATCCTAAGAAAAAAGCTAAAGGTAAAAATGGAAGCTCTTCTTCTGACACTTCGGCTAATGGGAATATGGCGATGAAAGATAGCTTGGACGATTACGACGAGGACATTGCTATGGAAGAAGAACCACGCAGAGCGAGTGATAAAATGTCTCCTCCACCAGCTAGTCAGCCAATGCGAGAGAAGGAAATGGATAGAAAAAAGATGGATGAATCACCTGTTTCAGGTAAAATATCCGTAGCCGATACAAAGCCTTCTCCTAAACCAGAAATGAAGTCAGAAGAATTAAAAAAAGAAATTTCCGTTGAGAAGCCACAACAAACTACGGCTAATACTGTTATACCAACAAGAGATGAAGTTGAACCACTTCCTGAAAGAGAAAAACGTAGACTGGAATCTATTCGTAGACCGCCACCTCGTCCCCGTCCTGAGCCAGAAGAGAAAAGAGAAAAGGTAGAGCCTTATACTGGAAATATGAAAAAGTTCCAGTCCTTACTAGATAAAAAAGAATTAAAGAAGGCTTATCAATTTGCTTTAGATTGGCGTATCAAAAGTCCGGATGATGCCTTAGCTCTAATTGCCCTTGGAGATGCATTCGACAAATTAGGCGATAAACCAAATACAATCCGCGCTTATACTTCTCTTGTAGATTATTTTCCTAAGCGAGCGGATATTCGTCGTTGGGCGGGAGAGAAACTTATGTCAATCGGAGAATACGATGATGCAATCGACACTCTAAATCATGCACTCACGCAACGTCCCGATCATCCTAGCAGTTACCACCTATTAGCCATTGCCTATATCAAAGATAAACAATACAAAGCAGCGGCAGGAGTTGCACTTAAAGGTATCAATTTCCAATTTGATGGAAGATTTGGTGCCGTGCATGATATTCTATACGATGACTTAGATTTGGCTTATAGTCTTGCTATGAAGACAGACTATAAAGATAAAGAATATTTTACAAAGATAAAATCTGAGTATAAGATTAAGCAGCTAACAAAGGAAATCCGCTTTATCCTGGTTTGGGAAACAGATGCCAATGACGTTGACTTTCATATCTATGATAAAAACGGAAACCATGCTTTTTATAGCTCGATGGAACTTGCCAGTGGTGGTGCGCTTTATGCTGATTTAACCGGTGGTTATGGTCCTGAATGTTTTCGTATTATCAATCCACTTGCATTTCCGTATAAGCTAGAAGCACATTATTATAGCCGTGGACCTATGGGCTATGGAATGGGGGCAGTTCAGATTATCCGCTATGATGGTGATAAAGATTTAGAAGTGGATACTCGTGATTATGTGATTATGAACGATGGCGCCTTTCTGGACTTGGGAAGCGTTAAGGAGTAGAATTTTCCTGAACTTCTCTAATCATCACTTGTAAACTAGTTTCAAGAGCATGGGAAATCTCTTTTTCTACATGGAGATTTCCCTCTTTATCTACTTTATTTCGTAAGAATTCAATGTGCACAGCAGCGTCTTCGATCATACGTGCAGACATTACGGATAACGTATTTGTTAAGGAAGCTTTTACGATTGGTGATGCATTCAATAAGGCAATTGGCTTTCCAATAAATTCTCCACTCGATACAACCCAATCAAGTGCATTCTTAAATACGCCCGGAATTCCATGAGCATATTCAGGACAGGAAATATAGAATCCATCGGCTAATGCTAATTCTCTGCGCCAAATTTTTACATTTGGTAAGACTTCCACTTTATCTAAGTCAGGATTAAAATGAGGAAGTTGATCTGTATGTATGCTAATTTTGAAATCTACATTCTTCGGTGCAAGCTTCGCAATTTCTTTTAAGGCGGCTAGATTCGATGAGCCTTTTCGCAGACTTCCGGATAGTCCAAGTAATTTAATTCTTTTTACCATTTGCAATGCTCAATATTAATTTCTGTCCATTGTAGCGCAATCATATTTGGGTGCATGTTTTCATCTTCTTTGAGTTTTAAAACTTTTGCTGATTTATTTAGCTCTTCAAATCCCCAATAGAATTTGTGACCACTGCGAGCTGTTGATAGATCGGGACAGTTGGCAAGTCCACTGTGATATGTGGGTGAATACTGTTTGCCTCTCTCGTCGATTAGAATATTGGATTGTAAAATGGTGCAGGCGCTATAGTCTTTTATGAATTCCATCTCGATGACTGTTTTACCCTTCCCTACACAAATTTTATTAACTCGAATTTCGTTGTAAGTGTTTACATGATTGATTTCACAGCATACAATGTCTCCCTTCAAGGGCTTTGGCTTTTCTACTTTTGGTTTTACTTTCATCTCTCCAATTCTAGCAAATACTGATACTGAAACCAAAGCAGCTAATAGTAATAATGCTTTTCTCATAATAACTCCTTTAAAATTTACAATGACTTACTGTTATATCATTCCAATACCAGAATTCCCAATTGGTAAAAGTAGGAGATAGGTTTTTGTTTTTATTTTCTGTAAGGTTTAGAGTAGAAATGCCTTTTTCTAATTTTTCAAAACTCCAGTAGAATTTGTATCCTGCATTTACTTGTAATATTTCGGGGCAGGTAGGGATATTTTTCATTCCAATCATTTGATAGGATTTCCCATTTTCATCAGTCAGTCCAATATCTGAAACATTCGAGCACATCGTATAGGGGATAATTACCTGTAGCTCTATTTTTGTAATATTATTTTCTATACAAATTTCTGTGATATTGATTTTATTTTTAAAGGTTCTCTGAATGGAGCAACATTTGTTTTTCTTTTCAGGGGCTACGTTTGGTTTTACGCTAGGCTGTGTTTGAATTTTAGCATAGAGAGCGGTAATGGATAGAATGAACATAATAGTGATTATGTGCGTCATGATGATTTCCTTTTATAGATTGCAATGTCCTACGGTTACATTTTTCCAAGCCCACCAATTCCATGCACCACTTGTTGGACTCGGGGCGCTAGCATCTTCTTCTATATTGATTGAATTTGTATTCTTGTCAATTTTTTCAAATTCCCAGGAGAAAAGAGTATGACCTTGAATTAAGTTCGCTTTGGGGCAATTGTTGATTCCGTGAATTGCAATCGGACTGTAGCTCTTTCCTTTATCGTCTACAAGGCTAATTCGATCCATATAGGAACAAGCATTGGCTGTATTCTCTAAATGCATATAGATGAGAGTTGACTGTTTTGTTTGGCAAAGTTTGATTAGCCGCACATTGTCCTGCTCCGTGGCATTTAAAGGACAGCAATCTGTTTTCTTTGTTACAATCGGTTTTTTAATTGGTTTCACACCCGGGTTGATGATGGTATATAGTTCACTTGATAGAAAAGTAAGAGAAAATAAAAGGAGGATTATATTAAATAGTCGCATATTTTTAAAGATTACGTTGAGAAATATTTAGATCATTCCAAAGAAAAATTGCCATTTCATCTTCTAACCCTTCACGCAAAGAATTTGTTTTAATTCGTATTCCACCTTGACTAAATCCTTTTGGTTATGAATTACTTCCTCAATATTTTTGTAAGCACCTGGAATTTCATCTAGAACTCCTCCATCTTTTCTACATTCTACACCCGATGTTTGCGCTTCCAAATCTTGAAGCGTATAATTCTTCTTAGCCTGTGTGCGGCTCATTCGTCTTCCTGCCCCGTGAGAAGCGGAGTGAAAAGATTCTGGATTTCCGAGACCACGCACGATATAAGATTTAGTTCCCATAGAACCGGGGATAATACCCCATTCTCCCTCGCGAGCAGAAATGGCACCCTTGCGGGTAACGACTACATTTTCCCCAAAATGAGTTTCTTCGGAAACATAGTTGTGATGACAAAGAATTGGCTCTTCAAATTTTATTTCTGGAAAGAATCCTTTGAGAATTGTTTTGTAAATTTCGAACATAGTTTGTCGATTTAATAAAGCATATCTTTGTGCCCAGAATAAATCTCTTCGGTAAGACTCCATCTCAGGTGTATTAGCTAGAAATACAGCGAGGTCGCGATCCGGTAAATAAGTATTATGCGACAATTTCTTTGCTACGCTGATATGAATTTCGGCGAGCGTCTTACCGATATTTCGCGATCCAGAGTGAAGCATCATCCAGACAGTATTTTGCGTATCTAAACAAAGCTCGATAAAATGATTTCCGCCACCGAGAGTTCCACATTGATACACAGCTTTTGATTCTAGTTTCATGACTTTCGGGTGAAGAGAACGGAATTCGGCAAACAACGAGTTTGTCCTACTTTGCACTTTGGGCTGCTTGTGCTCGTTAAATCCGACTGGAATTTTTTGTTCAATTTTATTTCGAATTTCAGTTAGGCTATCGGGTAACGCATCTGATTTTAGGTTTGTCCGAATCGCACCCATTCCACAACCGATATCAACGCCAACAGCTGCGGGGCTAATGGCATCTTTCATTGCTATCACTGATCCGACTGTTGCACCAATTCCAAAGTGAACGTCTGGCATAACGGCAACATGATGGAAAACCCACGGAAGACTCGCGATATTTTTGAGCTGAGTCAATGCCTCTGACTCTACATCGTCCAATTTTGTCCAAAGTTTTACTGGAACGGTTTTGCCTTGTAATTCAGAAATTGCCATTTGGATCTCCTTGTTTAAAATTCATAAAGCCATAAATAAATGGAAAGAACAATTGCTGTAATGATTAAACCATAAAAGAACGCCTTAAAAATAAATTCAATCTGAATACTAAATTCTTCGATAGAGGCTTGCTTTTCTTGGTAGGTTAATGTTTTTTTATGACGAATAGAATTTCCCTCTTTTGTAAAAATTAAGTGTTTAAGGAATATTCCCACTAGAAACATGATGATGAAAGCTAGAACGAGTGGAAATATGTATAGAAAAATCCATGTCGATAGATGAATAAAAAAAAGGGAAATGCTAAAATTCATTTTGTTTGATCGGATGATACAATCTAAAACTTCCTAAAATCAAACAGGCACTTTGAGTTATAGACTGAATCAATTGGTCTTCTGGTATTCTAATAATTTTCGAATGGTGGATACTTTCGTTATTCCACGTATCTCCATTAATTTGAAAAACCTTTTGCACCAACGAATCATTGACTAAAACTTCTAATATTTTCTTGGAGTCTTTGTCTTTGAGGGAGCCAAAGTAGATGTTCCAATTTTTTTCGTGCGGATAAAGAGCTTTCAAGGATTGGAGTATATACTGTGCTGCAGAAGGATTGTGTCCTGTATCAAATAATAGGATTGGATTCTTGCGGAGAATCTGCATTCGCCCCGGAATATTGTGGATAAGATCGATTGCCTCTTCTTTGATGAGAGGCTGATTCTTTCTAGCTAAGATATGGTTAACGATAAATAGCGCAAACTCTTTATTAAACGAAAGATAGTCTTTTTGGACTTGGTGGGGGGATACAATTAACTCAATGTTGTTTGCATTGCAAAAAGATTCAATGATTTTTAATTTGTATTCTTCCTGTAAGAATGTAAAAAGGATTTTTGTGTTATTACCAATAATTTTTAATTTTTCTAAGAGAATTTTTTCTTCCGTATTACCAAGAATTTCTGTGTGATCTAAACTAACTTCGGTTAATACAACTATGTTTGGATTGACTAACTTTGTTGCATCAAGTCGTCCACCAAGTCCGGCTTCATAAATCTCCGTCTTACATCCGTTATCCTTAAAAAAAAGAATCGAAAGAAAAGTAAAAAATTCAAAATAGGAAAGAGTTTTTAATCTTTCGATTTCTTCTTTGGCGAATGTATTTAATTTATGATTCATCCATTCATCTGAAATCATATCTCCATTTACCTGTATCCGCTCGTTTTGTATTATTAAATGTGGAGATGTATAAAGTCCTACTGGAGAACAGTTTTCTAAAGTCAAAAATAGCTGACTCAATGAGAAAGCAGTGGAACCTTTCCCATTTGTTCCGACTAGTGAAATACGAAGAGTATTCTCATTTGTTTTTAACAGATCAAAACTATCCAAAACGGATATAAATTCATCTAGAGAATAATCCTTGAATACATTGAAATTTCTGGTTTTTTCTAGGTTTGTTAAACTGGACAAAAATTGATTTATATTCAATTGCGATTTCCCTTTCTTTTAAGGATAATACTAATTATACCGTGATTATGTAAACACAAATTGCACACGTTCGCAATTGTAATCTGTAAGAGCACTCTCAAATACCTAGAGAAACTAGACGGAAGAAAAATCTGCTCTAACACGTAGATTTACAATAATTTACCGCACAAAAGATTAGTTTTTAACCTAATCAAGATATGAGAGGAAGAATTTTTTATCCTAAAGATCAAATCAATGAATGCAAAGAGTTTCCATCAAAGACAACAAGCTCAACTCTTTTAATTCCTGCGCGTAATATGGAGTTGTATCTTACTAGATTAGAAGATTTTGAAAATAGTCCCACAGACTATCTAACCTACTTACTTAAAAGTTATGGGTTCTGGATTCGCAATGGTATACTGGCTAAAAACTCAAAATTGGAAACGGCTTACCAAGAAGAAGGATTGGATTTGCAAAGAGTTGATTTTGTCCCTAAAGGAGAGGACTGGGCTGAGTTGAAATGTTTGAGAACTTTTTTGAATCGTAGTATGACTTGGATTTTCGTTCAACTTTTACTCCTAGACTCATTAGAAATTGCCAAACATCTTCCTGAAAAGTTAGCCGACTTTGTAGTTCCGAAGATATCCCAGTTTCGAGTAATGGTAAAAGTCATTTTATCGAGAAAGTTGCCTCTTTATACTAGAATTTTACGGCATACAAGAGATAAGGCAGGATAACAAAAAGATTCTTCTGATTAAACTTCCTTCTTCCACAAAAAACTTTCATCTCACTAGCGATAGCGATCAAGCCGTGGTCTCTTATTACTTGTTTTGATTTATACAAATTCTAGAGGCTAAGAGACCGTAGGTGCGAGCGCGGTCGATGGTTCGACTTCGTTAAACTATTGACTTAGCTCTTGACAGATTTGCAAGTCGAATCAGCGAATCGCCCAGAATAATAGTTAGAAGCTAACTTTGTTTTATCCCTCCATAGTAATTCCAACTTACTAATTCTTCAAAGCTTCGTCTCTCATCGGAAACCCAATCGATTGTATTTCGTTTTCCATCCTGATTGATATAGCCTAAGCGGTAAACAGCCATTAACTCATGCGTGTCGGGAACTTTTAATATTCTTAATATTTTTTCCCAATTCTCTGGAATCTCCATTGGC of Leptospiraceae bacterium contains these proteins:
- a CDS encoding tetratricopeptide repeat protein translates to MKFIRLSKQNLLKILLAFSLLFFFSGKEIEDAEIPDSPLSLTAGDGAGLVLKGYESNTVLDGFIAFTEIKLKFYNPENRQREGRFRITLPDNAHLARFAMQIDGRWQEGEVVEKEKAVRAYEDFLHRKQDPALLESDAGNEFSARIFPIPAKGDKDLIVSYSTVLDTEPPQYTIPLVGLPEIDNFKVTVLYDEKEFQQENQKATPAKDEGNTVNRKVFSIQKKNYKPERDYAFEHKTKGNLYLKNESLFALHFVPFKESSSEKFKSEKGVFLIDTSASAAIRYKEHLEKLEEVIKKLGLKEVHIFGFDNKLTYYGDSIEDLKKLEKILPLGASNLYSALKGISSKADVKDARLFLVSDGVATAGNIEKAKIAELVKSQKWISRLDFIVPGTYKDAGLIKKIIPLGKNPGTSVELGDELDSILKKINRKVYTDNKISIAGAKWFYPDTLDSIQPGDPVVVFGELKDKSGNPSKDIQFNGKPVDSFTNLTMDELLLEREAMAARINRLIDLSEKEQNEDTAKGFELQARELSIKHRIQSPYTSFLVLETEADYQRFQITRNSLTNILTIGVGGLEVINRRNSKNYEFLSEEKMEEARRTKQEEANRLAKNHPKKKAKGKNGSSSSDTSANGNMAMKDSLDDYDEDIAMEEEPRRASDKMSPPPASQPMREKEMDRKKMDESPVSGKISVADTKPSPKPEMKSEELKKEISVEKPQQTTANTVIPTRDEVEPLPEREKRRLESIRRPPPRPRPEPEEKREKVEPYTGNMKKFQSLLDKKELKKAYQFALDWRIKSPDDALALIALGDAFDKLGDKPNTIRAYTSLVDYFPKRADIRRWAGEKLMSIGEYDDAIDTLNHALTQRPDHPSSYHLLAIAYIKDKQYKAAAGVALKGINFQFDGRFGAVHDILYDDLDLAYSLAMKTDYKDKEYFTKIKSEYKIKQLTKEIRFILVWETDANDVDFHIYDKNGNHAFYSSMELASGGALYADLTGGYGPECFRIINPLAFPYKLEAHYYSRGPMGYGMGAVQIIRYDGDKDLEVDTRDYVIMNDGAFLDLGSVKE
- a CDS encoding NAD(P)H-dependent oxidoreductase, whose translation is MVKRIKLLGLSGSLRKGSSNLAALKEIAKLAPKNVDFKISIHTDQLPHFNPDLDKVEVLPNVKIWRRELALADGFYISCPEYAHGIPGVFKNALDWVVSSGEFIGKPIALLNASPIVKASLTNTLSVMSARMIEDAAVHIEFLRNKVDKEGNLHVEKEISHALETSLQVMIREVQENSTP
- a CDS encoding RtcB family protein, with the protein product MAISELQGKTVPVKLWTKLDDVESEALTQLKNIASLPWVFHHVAVMPDVHFGIGATVGSVIAMKDAISPAAVGVDIGCGMGAIRTNLKSDALPDSLTEIRNKIEQKIPVGFNEHKQPKVQSRTNSLFAEFRSLHPKVMKLESKAVYQCGTLGGGNHFIELCLDTQNTVWMMLHSGSRNIGKTLAEIHISVAKKLSHNTYLPDRDLAVFLANTPEMESYRRDLFWAQRYALLNRQTMFEIYKTILKGFFPEIKFEEPILCHHNYVSEETHFGENVVVTRKGAISAREGEWGIIPGSMGTKSYIVRGLGNPESFHSASHGAGRRMSRTQAKKNYTLQDLEAQTSGVECRKDGGVLDEIPGAYKNIEEVIHNQKDLVKVEYELKQILCVKG
- a CDS encoding bifunctional folylpolyglutamate synthase/dihydrofolate synthase, which codes for MNINQFLSSLTNLEKTRNFNVFKDYSLDEFISVLDSFDLLKTNENTLRISLVGTNGKGSTAFSLSQLFLTLENCSPVGLYTSPHLIIQNERIQVNGDMISDEWMNHKLNTFAKEEIERLKTLSYFEFFTFLSILFFKDNGCKTEIYEAGLGGRLDATKLVNPNIVVLTEVSLDHTEILGNTEEKILLEKLKIIGNNTKILFTFLQEEYKLKIIESFCNANNIELIVSPHQVQKDYLSFNKEFALFIVNHILARKNQPLIKEEAIDLIHNIPGRMQILRKNPILLFDTGHNPSAAQYILQSLKALYPHEKNWNIYFGSLKDKDSKKILEVLVNDSLVQKVFQINGDTWNNESIHHSKIIRIPEDQLIQSITQSACLILGSFRLYHPIKQNEF
- a CDS encoding DUF1564 family protein, with the protein product MRGRIFYPKDQINECKEFPSKTTSSTLLIPARNMELYLTRLEDFENSPTDYLTYLLKSYGFWIRNGILAKNSKLETAYQEEGLDLQRVDFVPKGEDWAELKCLRTFLNRSMTWIFVQLLLLDSLEIAKHLPEKLADFVVPKISQFRVMVKVILSRKLPLYTRILRHTRDKAG